The following proteins come from a genomic window of Pangasianodon hypophthalmus isolate fPanHyp1 chromosome 24, fPanHyp1.pri, whole genome shotgun sequence:
- the isca1 gene encoding iron-sulfur cluster assembly 1 homolog, mitochondrial produces the protein MSASIVRATVKAVSRRKILSTRAALTLTPSAVNRIKLLLQNKPEYIGLKVGVRTRGCNGLTYTLDYTKDKEKSDEEVVQDGVRIFIEKKAQLTLLGTEMDFVETKLSSEFVFNNPNIKGTCGCGESFNI, from the exons ATGTCTGCCTCCATAGTGAGAGCTACTGTAAAGGCGGTTAGCAGGCGAAAGATTTTATCAACGAGAGCTGCTTTGACGCTG ACACCTTCAGCTGTAAATAGAAtcaagctgctgttacagaataaGCCCGAATAT ATTGGACTCAAAGTTGGTGTACGGACCAGAGGATGCAATGGCCTCACTTACACACTCGACTATACCAAGGATAAGGAAAAATCAGATGAAGAGGTGGTACAGGACG GTGTGAGAATTTTCATTGAGAAGAAGGCTCAGTTGACCTTGTTGGGCACAGAGATGGATTTTGTCGAAACAAAACTCTCCAGCGAGTTTGTCTTTAACAACCCCAACATCAAGGGAACATGTGGTTGTGGGGAGAGCTTCAACATTTAA
- the LOC113542519 gene encoding cyclin-O, producing MRVNMSTFSDSGFEEDLHSPAASREQRARPRARLSAERLHCDHDESCFIIQTHKQHHFQARDCLARQPQITAEARCKLVSWLLAVYKHFKLSFESCCLAVNIMDRFLVTTSVAADCFQLLGVTSLLIATKHVEVCSPRIKQLLSLCCDAFSREQLCNLECLILLRLNFRLAAPTLAFFLDYFVSRELSRYAIGTEEKIPDEGNNSRSWKAPEEQLFSVKRYKCLAGKVCELSLADYAFNKYRPSVIVQSALNLAKDLLRRQLKESSVKHTSSSEMLDFLCVADNNSQALDDHTLIQQCTQELKLLVSLNQESIQDLITL from the exons ATGAGAGTGAACATGTCCACTTTCAGTGATTCGGGTTTTGAAGAGGATCTCCACAGCCCTGCTGCGTCTCGCGAGCAGCGCGCGCGACCGCGTGCCAGGCTGAGCGCCGAGCGCCTGCACTGCGACCACGACGAGAGCTGCTTCATCATTCAGACCCACAAGCAGCACCACTTTCAGGCTCGCGACTGTCTGGCTCGCCAGCCACAG ATAACTGCTGAGGCGCGCTGTAAACTGGTGAGCTGGCTCCTAGCCGTTTATAAACACTTCAAGCTGTCGTTTGAGTCCTGCTGCTTGGCCGTGAACATCATGGACCGTTTTTTGGTCACAACGTCAGTGGCAGCAGATTGCTTCCAGTTGCTCGGCGTGACGTCTTTACTGATCGCAACCAAACAC GTTGAAGTCTGCTCCCCGCGCATTAAGCAGCTGCTCTCACTCTGCTGTGACGCTTTCTCCAGAGAGCAGCTCTGCAATCTCGAGTGCCTCATTCTCCTCAGACTCAACTTCCGCTTGGCTGCACCGACTCTCGCTTTCTTTCTCGACTACTTCGTCAGTCGTGAGTTATCCAGATATGCCATTGGAACGGAGGAAAAAATCCCAGATGAAGGAAACAACAGCAGGAGCTGGAAAGCCCCTGAAGAGCAGCTCTTCAGTGTGAAGAGGTATAAATGTTTAGCTGGCAAAGTGTGTGAGTTGAGTCTGGCAGACTACGCTTTCAACAAGTACCGACCCTCTGTGATTGTACAAAGTGCTCTAAATCTGGCAAAGGACCTGTTAAGGAGACAATTAAAAGAGTCCTCAGTCAAACACACCAGCTCGTCAGAGATGTTAGACTTTCTCTGTGTTGCAGATAACAACTCACAGGCACTGGACGATCATACTTTAATCCAGCAATGCACACAAGAGCTAAAATTACTGGTGTCTCTCAATCAAGAGTCAATTCAGGACTTAATAACACTCTGA